The sequence ACGAGACCAGCTCGTGCATGTCGAAGATGAACTGCTCGGTGTTTGAGGACTGCTTGGTCTCGCCGTTGACCCGCAGCTCAACGTCGACCGCGTTGGGGTCGAAGCCGTCGCCGGCGACGAGTGTCGGGCCCAGCGGCGCGAACGTGTCGTAGCTCTTGCCGCGGAAGAACTGCCCGTCGGACATCTGCGCGTCGCGGCCGCTCACGTCGTTGAGCACCGTGTAGCCGGCCACGTAGTCGTCGACCTCGTCCTCGTCTACGTCGGTCGCCCGACGGCCGATAACGGCGGCGAGTTCGACCTCGTAGTCGACCTGTTCGTCGCCGCCGGGGTGGACGATCGGACTGCCGGGGTTCGTGACGGCCGTCGAGGCCTTCGAGAACAGCATGGGGACCTCGGGGACCTCCTCGTCCTGCTCCTCGGCGTGGTCGTGGTAGTTGAGGCCGGCACAGACGATCTTCCCGGGCCTCGGGACCGGCGCCAGGCGGTCGACCTCCTCGGGGTCGACGACCGGGAGCGCGCCGTCGTCGACGGCGCTCGCCAGGCGGTCGAGATAGCGCTGGTTGGTCAGGTCCTCGTACGACGGTTCGCCGGCGGGGTCCGCCGCGAGCGCGTGGATGCCCGCGCCCGTCTGGACGCCCCAGGCGGGACCGCTTCCGTCGGAATATCGAACGAATTGCATCGATCGGGATAGGTCGGCACTCTCACTTAAATTGGCCGATCGGAACGCCGAGCCCGAGCGGGACTCGCCCGCGGATGGCACGGACATCTTTAAGATTGGACCGGGCAACGTTGCGGTATGGACTCGGATCTATCGAGGGATTCGCTCGCGGTCCCGGAGGCGGCGATCGGCGAGGCCTGCGGCGAGACACCGCTGCCGGAGCTAGGCGTGATCGAGCAGGTCTGGGAGACCGACCCGATACCGACCGACGAGATCGCCGAGCGGGCCGGCGAGGCGTTCGCGTCGCTGCCGCTCGACGAGGTCCCCGACGGCGGGGAGATCGCCATCGGCGCCGGGAGCCGCGGCATCGCGAACCTCGCGGAGATCGTGGCGGGCGTCGTCGCGGAAGCCCGGGATCGAGGCTACGAACCGTTCGTGTTCCCGGCGATGGGCAGCCACGGCGGCGCGACTGCCGAGGGCCAGCGGGAGATGCTGGCGGAACTCGGCGTCGACGAGGAGACCGTCGGCTGCGAGATCCGGTCGAGCATGGACGTGGTCGAGGTCGGGCGGACCGAAGACCGCGACGTTCCCGTCGTCGCCGACGCGAACGCCGTCGCGGCCGACGCGATCGTCCCGATCAACCGGGTGAAGCCCCACACCGACTTCGACGGGACCGTCGAGAGCGGGCTCTCGAAGATGCTCGTCATCGGGATGGGCAAACAGCGCGGCGCCAAGACCGCCCACGACTGGGCGGTCGACTGGTCGCTGCGGAACATGATCCCCGAGATCACCGAACGCCTGCTGGACGAGTTGCCGGTCGTCGGCGGCGTCGCGATCCTCGAAGACCAGCGCGACGACACCGCGCTGCTGGAGGGCGTCCCGCCCGAAGGCTTCCTCGACCGCGAGGCCGAACTACTGGAGCGGGCCTACGACGAGATGCCGACGCTCCCGTTCGACGACATCGACGTGCTCGTCCTCGACCGGCAGGGCAAGGACATCAGCGGCCAGGGGATGGACACGAACGTCATCGGCCGCCGGCCGTTCGCGATCCAGGAGCCCGAGCCCGACACGCCCGAGATCAAGCGGATCTACACCCGCGGGCTGACCGAGACGACCCACGGCAACGCGATGGGGATGGGGTCGGCCGACTTCGTCCACGCGGACCTGCTCGCGGGGATCGACATGCCGACGACGCTGATCAACGCGCTGACCGCGAGCACGACCCGCGGCGTCCGGCTCCCGCCGGCCGTCGAGACCGACCGCGCGGGGTTGATCGCGGCGCTGTCGACCATCGGCATCGTCGACCCCGAGACCGTGCGGGTGGTCCGGGCCCCCGACACGATGCACCTCCAGCGCCTCTACGCCTCGCCGGCGCTCGTCGACGAGGCGCGCGAGCGGGACGACCTCCGCGTCGTCGCCGAGCCCTCGCCCGTCGAGTTCGAGGACGGCGAGTTCGCGGCGCCGCCGGCCCACGAGGCGGTCGCCGACGGGTCGGGTGAGGACTGAAAACCGCGACAGAACAGCAGAGAACCGAAATGCGGTCGTTCTTCAGTCGAGTTCGGACAGTTCGACGCGGCGGCCTTCCTCGTGCGAGAGATGGGCCGCCTCGGTGAGCTGGACGCCGCGGGCGCCGGCGGTGAAGTCCCACGGGAACGGCTCGTCGGCGACGACGTGGCGGACGAACTCCTTCCACTGGGTCTTGAACGCGTTCTCGAACTCGCGGTTGTTCGGGACAGTCTCCCAGTCTTCGGTGAAGTCGTGTTCCTTCGGCGTGTCGGGGTTCCACTCCGGTTTGGGCGTGTTGGCGTGGTGCTGGGACTTGCAGTCGCGCAGCCCGGCGACGGCGCTGCCCTCGGTGCCGTCGACCTGGATCTCGAGGAGGTCGTCGCGGTTGACCCGCGTCGTCCACGAGGAGTTGAGCTGGGCGACGACGTCGTCCTCCAGTTCCATGATCGCGTAGGCCGCGTCGTCGGCGGTCGCCTCGTAGGGCTCGCCGTCCTCGTCGACGCGCTCGTCGATGTGGGTGACCTCGTGGCTGCGGACCGCCTCGATCTCCCCGAACAGGTTCTCGAGGACGTAGCTCCAGTGGGAGTACATGTCGTCGACGATGCCGCCGCCGTCCTCCGCGCGGTAGTTCCACGAGGGGCGCTGTGCGGGCTGGTTGTGCCCGGTGAACACCCAGTAGCCGAACTCGACCCGTACGGACAAGATGTCGCCGAAGAAGCCCTGGTCGATGAGCCGCTGGAGCTTCATCACGCCGGGCAGCCAGAGCTTGTCCTGGACGATGCCGTGTTTGGAGTCGCTGGCCTCGGCGGTCTCGGCGACCGCCCGCGCCGTCTCGAGGTCGCCGGCCAGGGGTTTCTCGCAGTAGACGTCCTTGCCGGCCTCGATGGCCCTCCGCACGCAGTCGGCCCGGCGGGAGGTGATCTGCGAGTCGAAGTAGATCTCGTCGTCGCCGTCGAGGACCGTCTCCAGGTCGGGATCGGCCGCGTAGCGGTCGACGCCGTGTTCCTCGCTCAGTCGCTGCAGTTTGCGCTCGTTGCGGCCGACCAGGATCGGGTCCGGCAGCACCCGTTCGCCGCCGGGGAGCTCCACGCCGCCCTCCTCCCGGATCGAGCAGATCGACCGGATGAGGTGCTGGTTCGTCCCCATGCGACCGGTCACGCCGTTCATGATGATACCGATCTCTTGCATTGCGTCGTCACTGAATGGTTATCAGAACCTCAATAACATTTCGGTCACAGCGGGTGAGCACGTCCGCCGGGTCGGATATCGCCGGCCGACCCCCGGTCGCTCCGGACTCGCCGAGCGCTCGCGGACGGTATCCGTGACCGATACTTTGATGTGTCGTCTTAGAGCAATGCCGATCATGTCCACGAAGATCGGATACGTCGGTGTCGACCACCACCATCGGGACCCGTACTTCACGGTCGCCAGCGGCCTCGACCTGGACGTGACGGCCGTCTGCGAGCCGGGCCGGCGCGTCGACCTCGACAGCCTGACCGCGATGGACGACCGCCCCGACGAGATCACGACGGAGGGCGGCGACGTGGCGGATCTCGTCGCCGACGCGACAGTCTACGAGGACCCCCACCGGCTGGCCGCCGAAGCGGACGTCGACGTGGTCTGGATCACCTACCGAAGCGACGAGACGCCGGCGATCATCGAGACAGCGGTCGAGCACGGCGTCCACGTCGTCAGCGAGAAACCCATCGCGCGAACGGCCGCCGACCTGGAGGGGGTCGCCGAGAAGGCCAACGAGGCCGGGGTCACCGTGTCGCCGACGCTGTACTACCGGACGAACCCGGTCGCGATGGACATCCGCGATCGGGTCGAAGACGGCTTCTTCGGCGATATCTGGACCGTCCAGGGCCGGTTCAACGCGAGCCAGCTCTCCTTCCGGGACACCGACCACTACATCTACGACGCGTCCGTGAGCCGCGGCGGCGCGCTGCAGTGGATCGGCCCCCACTGGCTCGACGCGATGCCGTGGATGCTCGACGACCCGATCACCCGGGTCAACGCCAGCTTCCACGACGCCGAGGAGGCCGACGTGGACGCCGGCGCGGTCCTCCAGTTCGGGACCGAGAGCGGCACCCTCGGGACCTACCACACGGGCTACTACCTGAGCGACCGCGGCAAGGACACCCACTTCGGGCTCTACGGGACCGACGCACAGGCCCAGACGCCGCTGCACCACGACTCGCTGCAGCACGAGCCGACGATCCCCCTGGAGATCACCTCGGAAGACCCCGACTGGTCGGCCGCGCCCAAGCGGACCGTCCAGTACGAGTGCACCTACGACCGGTTCCCCGCCTGGGGCGACTTCGTCTACGACTACTTCGAGGCGTACTTCGATGGCTACGAGACGGGCGACGTGCCCGCGACCGTCGACGACGCCGTCCAGCTGCTCCGCGTCATGGACGCGGCCTACGACTCGGCCGACCGCGACGAGTGGGTCGCCGTCGGCGACTGAGACCGCCGGGCCGACGCTCACCTCCGCCGCCCGGGATACCGCACATCCCCCGGTCTCCGGCGGCTTCCGGCCCCGTTCTCCCGGAGCGCGACACCCGTCAATCCGGTTGCCACGGATTTCTCGGTAGGCGATCGGTCCCCCCACCAGCTGCTCCGGACCACGCGATCGCTGCCGGCGATCACCGAGCGCTCGCCACGTCAGCGTCGACTAACGCGCGGAGCGGATACATAATATATTCTAGAATACAAGAGAAAAGAGGGATATCATATACTACAGTCCGAACAGGAGTTCCGGGACCACAGCACCCCGCGAGATCGATGACGTGTGCAGCGATATAGCCCGATTAGGGCCGTATACCGCACGATTCGGGATCCTCTCCCGAAGTATCGGTCACAGTTAGCGGCCACGAGGTGAACGACCGGCGATAGCACGAGGGTCCGGTAGGATATGGCGAATTTTCGGCGTATACCGGGATAAAGCGCCGTCTATTCCGGACGGCACTTTCGGAACCGTCCGGCCGTCGCGCTCGCAGACGCCATCGGTCGATGTCGGGGATCCCCACCTCATTACGGATTCCAGTGATGTATGTAGATCTTATACTATTCCGTGAGCGATCCGCAGCAGGATTCCGAACACAGCAGGCAGGGTATCCGGAACTCTGTGTCAGCAGCCGGGAAGTCGATAGAAACGACCTGTGCGTGCGGGTTGCGGTATAGCTTATTCGATTAGCTTAGTCGATCAGCTACGTTACCGATCCTCGGGACGGCCACTTCACGAACTTATTTGTCGCTCACCGAAGTCGGGGACAGATATCGCCGATGGCACCCGATACTATCCGCGTCCGAACCAGCGAGGAGATCGACCGCGTCAATCCGGAGATCCACGGCCACTTCGCCGAGCACCTCGGCCGGTGCGTCTACGGCGGGCTCTGGGTCGGAGATGACGACCCGCTCCCGACGACAGACGGGATCCGGGAGGACACCGTGGAGTTGCTCTCGGAGCTCGGAGTCCACCAGCTCCGGTGGCCGGGCGGCTGTTTCGCGGACGCGTACCACTGGCGCGACGGGGTCGGCCCCCGCGAGGAGCGGCCCACCCGGCCGAACGACTTCTGGGCACAGGGCCGCGAGGACGCGTTCGTCGAGTCCAACGCCTTCGGGACCGAGGAGTTCCTGCGCCTCTGTGAACTCGTCGACGCGGAGCCGTTCCTGGCCGCGAACGTCGGCTCGGGCGACCCCCAGGAGGCCAAGGAGTGGGTCGAGTACTGCAACCGCGAGGACGACACGGCGCTGGCCCGGGAGCGGGCCGAGAACGGCTCGCCGGAGCCCCACGACGTGACCTACTGGGGCGTCGGCAACGAGAACTGGGGCTGCGGCGGGCAGTTCGACCCGGAGACGTACGCGAACGAGTTCCGCCGGTTCGCCCACTACATGCGCCTGCGCGGCGCCGAGGAGACGATCGCCTGCGGGCACGTCGACGAGGACTGGAACCGGCGGTTCCTCGCCGAGCTCACCGAGCCGGATCTCATGGATCACCTCTCGATCCACCGTTACTTCGGCCGCTGGGACGGCGACTGCGGGAGCGCCACCGAGTTCGACGAGGAACAGTACTACCTGCTGTTCGCCGAGTCGCTGAAGGTCGGCCGCCAGATCGACAGCGCGGCGGCCGCCATCGACACCTACGCGTCGACCGACGACGTGGGGATCGCGGTCGACGAGTGGGGCGCCTGGCACCCGGAGGCGACGAGCGAGAACGGGCTCGAACAGGAGAACAGCGTGCGCGACGCCGTCGCCGCCGCCGGCGTCCTCGACGACTTCAACAGGCGCGCGGACCTGGTGTCGATGGCGAACCTCGCCCAGACCGTGAACGTCCTGCAATGTGTCGTCCAGACCGACGAGGAGGCCGCGTGGCCGACGCCGACCTACCGGGTGCTGGACCTGTACAGCCCCCACGTCGGCGCCACGGCCGTCCGGACCCCCGTCGAGACCGACGAGGTCGAGACGGACCTGTGGGAGGTCCCCCTGGTCAGCGCCTCGGCCACCGTCGACGGCGGGGACACGTACGTCACGCTCAGCAACCGGTCGCTCGACGGGGAACGGACAGTCCGCGTCGCCGTGGGGGACGACGTCGGCGACGCCAGCGGCGAGGTCCTCTTCGCCGACCACGACCCCGCCGACTACTCCACCCGCGAGAACGCCGCCGCGTTCGAGTCGGCCGAACTCGACGTGACGACCGAGGACGGTGACCTCGTCGTCGACCTCCCGCCGAACAGCGTCGCGGGCCTGTCGATCGCGACGGCCTGAACCGACCGGCGCCGCCGGATCCGATTCCGATATTACCGTATCACCGTCGGCTTCGTGAAACCCCGCAACTCCCGGGCTACCGCGGCGTGTCGCGGTTCGACGGCGTCGTCCCCGAGTCTGAGGTACACTGATACCGTCGTGATATTCCGTGTCATCGACTCTAATCTTACCGGTAATACCGTAAATCCCTATTTTCGGGCGCTTCGATGGATTTCTCCCGTATTTCGAGACTGGTGGGCGAGCGACGATCGATACCACGGACGGAAAGTATCACGGTGAGAGCCGACGGAAAACCATCGTGTCCCGTTCGGGGCGCGTTCCCGACTGATCTGTCGCTTCTCCAGTCGACCGTTCGTGGGCCGAGGTGTCGACGGGATTACCGGACGGATGATACAGAGTAGACCACCGTTCGAGCGTTCTACCGAGCGGTTTTCCGGGGAACGATAGCCCGGGAGGGCGAGCACGTCGCACTACTGCGGACGGATCACGGTCGAATACCCCGGCGGATCCGGACCGTTCAGTCGCTGGCAGCGACTCCGCGGGGAAGACCTGACTGGACGATGTCGGGGCTGAACGGCGATCGTACGGCATACTCGTAGCGGAGAATCACCGGTAATTCGCGCTCAGCGCCCTCGTCGAACGCGGTCGTTGTTTCGTCACTCTGGAAATCCATCCGGGATAAGCGGACGCAACTGGGTACGCCGCAGCACCCGGCGGCTTCGATGCCACGCTGTGGGCTGCGAGCTACACAGCCGCCGATGTTCCCCGCAGACGCAAGATGACGGGGAGAACCGACCGGATCGTTTCGAGGACCGGACCCCGGGACTGTGCGACCGCCGCAGAACTCGGGGGGAGACGTGCTTCGAGTCGACCGGGCGGGAGTGACCCCGGAACGGTGCCGGCGACCGTGGTGGCACCGAAACTGATAAGTGAGAAAGTGAAAACTGGACTGCTATACGGACCCACATGACAAGAGACGAGATCGCCGAGCACGAGCGCAGATCGTTCCTGAAGTCGATGGCGGCGGTGTCCGCGGGGGCAGCGGTCCCGGCCGCGCCGGCCAGTGCCCGGTCGTCGCTGGACGAATACCACGAGACGCTCCGGGCCGACCTCACGGGGAGCCAGGGGCTCCCCGAGGGGGAGTTCGTGTACGCCACGAC comes from Halosimplex halophilum and encodes:
- a CDS encoding fumarylacetoacetate hydrolase family protein, which translates into the protein MQFVRYSDGSGPAWGVQTGAGIHALAADPAGEPSYEDLTNQRYLDRLASAVDDGALPVVDPEEVDRLAPVPRPGKIVCAGLNYHDHAEEQDEEVPEVPMLFSKASTAVTNPGSPIVHPGGDEQVDYEVELAAVIGRRATDVDEDEVDDYVAGYTVLNDVSGRDAQMSDGQFFRGKSYDTFAPLGPTLVAGDGFDPNAVDVELRVNGETKQSSNTEQFIFDMHELVSYISADVTLEPGDVVTTGTPGGVGIFRDPPELLEPGDTCEAEIEGIGTLENPVVAE
- a CDS encoding DUF362 domain-containing protein, with protein sequence MDSDLSRDSLAVPEAAIGEACGETPLPELGVIEQVWETDPIPTDEIAERAGEAFASLPLDEVPDGGEIAIGAGSRGIANLAEIVAGVVAEARDRGYEPFVFPAMGSHGGATAEGQREMLAELGVDEETVGCEIRSSMDVVEVGRTEDRDVPVVADANAVAADAIVPINRVKPHTDFDGTVESGLSKMLVIGMGKQRGAKTAHDWAVDWSLRNMIPEITERLLDELPVVGGVAILEDQRDDTALLEGVPPEGFLDREAELLERAYDEMPTLPFDDIDVLVLDRQGKDISGQGMDTNVIGRRPFAIQEPEPDTPEIKRIYTRGLTETTHGNAMGMGSADFVHADLLAGIDMPTTLINALTASTTRGVRLPPAVETDRAGLIAALSTIGIVDPETVRVVRAPDTMHLQRLYASPALVDEARERDDLRVVAEPSPVEFEDGEFAAPPAHEAVADGSGED
- a CDS encoding Gfo/Idh/MocA family protein; translated protein: MQEIGIIMNGVTGRMGTNQHLIRSICSIREEGGVELPGGERVLPDPILVGRNERKLQRLSEEHGVDRYAADPDLETVLDGDDEIYFDSQITSRRADCVRRAIEAGKDVYCEKPLAGDLETARAVAETAEASDSKHGIVQDKLWLPGVMKLQRLIDQGFFGDILSVRVEFGYWVFTGHNQPAQRPSWNYRAEDGGGIVDDMYSHWSYVLENLFGEIEAVRSHEVTHIDERVDEDGEPYEATADDAAYAIMELEDDVVAQLNSSWTTRVNRDDLLEIQVDGTEGSAVAGLRDCKSQHHANTPKPEWNPDTPKEHDFTEDWETVPNNREFENAFKTQWKEFVRHVVADEPFPWDFTAGARGVQLTEAAHLSHEEGRRVELSELD
- a CDS encoding Gfo/Idh/MocA family protein, which produces MSTKIGYVGVDHHHRDPYFTVASGLDLDVTAVCEPGRRVDLDSLTAMDDRPDEITTEGGDVADLVADATVYEDPHRLAAEADVDVVWITYRSDETPAIIETAVEHGVHVVSEKPIARTAADLEGVAEKANEAGVTVSPTLYYRTNPVAMDIRDRVEDGFFGDIWTVQGRFNASQLSFRDTDHYIYDASVSRGGALQWIGPHWLDAMPWMLDDPITRVNASFHDAEEADVDAGAVLQFGTESGTLGTYHTGYYLSDRGKDTHFGLYGTDAQAQTPLHHDSLQHEPTIPLEITSEDPDWSAAPKRTVQYECTYDRFPAWGDFVYDYFEAYFDGYETGDVPATVDDAVQLLRVMDAAYDSADRDEWVAVGD
- a CDS encoding alpha-N-arabinofuranosidase is translated as MAPDTIRVRTSEEIDRVNPEIHGHFAEHLGRCVYGGLWVGDDDPLPTTDGIREDTVELLSELGVHQLRWPGGCFADAYHWRDGVGPREERPTRPNDFWAQGREDAFVESNAFGTEEFLRLCELVDAEPFLAANVGSGDPQEAKEWVEYCNREDDTALARERAENGSPEPHDVTYWGVGNENWGCGGQFDPETYANEFRRFAHYMRLRGAEETIACGHVDEDWNRRFLAELTEPDLMDHLSIHRYFGRWDGDCGSATEFDEEQYYLLFAESLKVGRQIDSAAAAIDTYASTDDVGIAVDEWGAWHPEATSENGLEQENSVRDAVAAAGVLDDFNRRADLVSMANLAQTVNVLQCVVQTDEEAAWPTPTYRVLDLYSPHVGATAVRTPVETDEVETDLWEVPLVSASATVDGGDTYVTLSNRSLDGERTVRVAVGDDVGDASGEVLFADHDPADYSTRENAAAFESAELDVTTEDGDLVVDLPPNSVAGLSIATA